From the Alloalcanivorax dieselolei B5 genome, one window contains:
- a CDS encoding PepSY-associated TM helix domain-containing protein, which translates to MFQNFRLAMAWVHTWFGLFLGFVLMVVFFFGSLSVFDREIDRWAIPESRFEPQPMPSFDEILKPVFEDMQPAKESVDQMRPRVDGPMPEHFDTPVRWGAYTTHRDPVLGLFAGYQVPNANNPDELVWGTRTIDPRTGESLPDDQLKIGSRFFYPLHYSLNLHWKDLGYWIVGLAALIMLVALVTGVIMHRKLFRELFTFRPNKSKQRSILDLHNLTGVVALPFHFMFAFTGLVIFAGIYFPVTHTQLEPLHDLHEVIESQETGLPHERAGVAAPIASVDAMVAEARRRWAAKDMAGDVGFLALQHVGDANGYVSIYRAGTDRIALTGEGIHFKASTGEVLREDPPPSAVERIDEFLTGLHLQHFRHWLLRWLYVLGGLAGCACIATGFLFFVEKRKRQHAKRGQIGSRVVDALAVTTVTGMLIATLGILIANRLLPTNLPARGDWEQYCFWGVWALAMAHAFWRTAPVARARLAPAWGEQCWAIAVLAVSAVVLNWVTTGDHLLKTLSAGYWPVAGVDLFMLVSALVAVLTARRLKRRARPQPADSGELSGEAAHA; encoded by the coding sequence ATGTTTCAGAATTTCCGTCTCGCCATGGCCTGGGTTCACACCTGGTTCGGGCTGTTCCTGGGTTTCGTGCTGATGGTGGTGTTCTTCTTCGGTTCGCTGTCGGTGTTCGATCGGGAAATCGACCGCTGGGCGATTCCCGAGAGCCGCTTCGAGCCGCAGCCGATGCCGTCCTTCGACGAAATCCTCAAGCCGGTATTCGAGGACATGCAGCCGGCCAAGGAAAGCGTCGATCAGATGCGCCCCCGGGTGGACGGGCCGATGCCGGAGCATTTCGACACGCCGGTGCGTTGGGGCGCCTACACCACGCACCGGGACCCGGTGCTGGGGCTGTTCGCCGGCTACCAGGTGCCCAACGCCAACAACCCGGACGAGTTGGTGTGGGGCACTCGCACCATTGACCCGCGCACCGGCGAGTCCCTGCCGGACGATCAACTGAAGATCGGCAGCCGCTTCTTCTATCCGCTGCACTACAGCCTCAATCTGCACTGGAAGGATCTGGGCTACTGGATCGTCGGGCTGGCGGCGCTGATTATGCTGGTGGCGCTGGTCACCGGCGTGATCATGCACCGCAAGCTGTTCCGCGAGCTGTTCACTTTCCGGCCGAACAAAAGCAAGCAGCGCAGTATTCTCGATCTGCACAACCTGACTGGCGTGGTGGCGCTGCCGTTTCACTTCATGTTCGCGTTCACCGGACTGGTGATTTTCGCGGGCATCTATTTCCCCGTCACTCACACGCAGTTGGAACCCCTGCACGATCTGCACGAAGTGATCGAATCCCAGGAAACCGGCTTGCCCCACGAACGGGCCGGCGTCGCCGCGCCGATTGCCTCGGTGGACGCGATGGTGGCGGAAGCCCGGCGCCGCTGGGCGGCAAAGGACATGGCCGGCGACGTGGGCTTTCTGGCGTTGCAGCACGTTGGCGACGCCAATGGCTACGTGAGCATTTACCGCGCCGGTACCGACCGTATCGCCCTCACCGGGGAAGGGATTCACTTCAAGGCCTCCACCGGTGAAGTGCTGCGCGAGGACCCGCCGCCGTCGGCGGTGGAACGGATCGATGAGTTCCTCACCGGTCTGCATTTGCAGCATTTCCGCCACTGGCTGTTGCGCTGGCTCTACGTGCTCGGCGGTCTTGCCGGCTGCGCCTGTATCGCCACCGGCTTCCTGTTCTTCGTGGAAAAACGCAAGCGTCAGCATGCCAAACGCGGCCAGATCGGCTCGCGGGTGGTGGACGCCCTGGCGGTGACCACGGTCACCGGCATGCTGATCGCCACGCTGGGGATTCTTATCGCCAACCGCTTGCTGCCGACCAATCTGCCGGCCCGGGGCGATTGGGAGCAATATTGCTTCTGGGGCGTGTGGGCGCTGGCCATGGCGCACGCGTTCTGGCGCACCGCGCCGGTGGCCCGGGCCAGGCTGGCGCCGGCCTGGGGCGAGCAGTGCTGGGCCATCGCCGTGCTGGCGGTGAGCGCGGTGGTGCTCAACTGGGTCACCACCGGCGACCATCTGTTGAAAACCCTGAGTGCCGGTTATTGGCCGGTGGCGGGGGTGGATCTGTTCATGCTGGTGAGTGCACTGGTGGCGGTGCTCACCGCGCGGCGTCTGAAACGCCGTGCCCGTCCGCAGCCGGCGGACAGCGGCGAGCTGTCCGGGGAGGCCGCCCATGCCTGA
- a CDS encoding 2OG-Fe(II) oxygenase codes for MTPWQRLEQVDWPAVEQHLDDNGHAVIPALLGADECAGLAALYAETDRFRSRVVMARHGFGRGEYQYFAYPLPPLVDTLRQDLYPRLVPIANRWQARLGKARRFPAQHNAYLAQCHDDGQCRPTPLLLRYQPGDYNCLHQDLYGENWFPLQVAVLLSAPGEQFEGGEFVLTEQRPRRQSRAMVPPLRQGDALVFAVNQRPVAGQRGDYRVTLRHGVSELRRGQRYTLGLIFHDAA; via the coding sequence ATGACACCCTGGCAACGCCTGGAGCAGGTGGATTGGCCGGCCGTGGAGCAACATCTCGATGATAACGGCCATGCGGTCATTCCCGCCCTGCTCGGCGCCGACGAGTGCGCCGGGCTGGCCGCGCTGTACGCCGAAACGGACCGTTTTCGTTCGCGGGTGGTGATGGCACGGCACGGCTTTGGCAGGGGCGAATACCAGTACTTCGCCTATCCGCTGCCGCCATTGGTCGACACCTTGCGTCAGGACCTCTATCCACGGCTGGTACCGATAGCCAATCGCTGGCAGGCCCGCCTGGGCAAGGCCCGGCGGTTTCCAGCGCAGCACAACGCTTACCTGGCTCAATGCCATGACGACGGCCAATGCCGCCCCACGCCCTTGCTGCTGCGTTACCAGCCCGGTGATTACAATTGCCTGCATCAGGATCTCTACGGCGAGAACTGGTTTCCACTGCAAGTGGCGGTGTTGCTGTCGGCACCGGGCGAACAGTTCGAAGGCGGCGAGTTCGTGCTTACCGAACAGCGTCCGCGCCGCCAATCCCGGGCCATGGTGCCTCCGCTTCGACAGGGCGACGCCCTGGTGTTCGCGGTCAATCAAAGGCCGGTGGCCGGTCAGCGTGGGGACTACCGGGTCACTCTGCGCCACGGCGTCAGCGAACTTCGCCGGGGTCAACGCTATACTCTCGGGCTGATCTTTCATGACGCCGCCTGA
- a CDS encoding RBBP9/YdeN family alpha/beta hydrolase, translating into MPARENAPFHGLLVPGLHGSDPDHWQQRWQSHLPWLHSLTLPDWQSTELAFWLDGLDLAANALSSPFVLIAHGFGCVAAAHWATTRPRRVAGLLLVAPALPETSPRRLPAPLTVPARLVASTSDPWMSLDEARRLARDWGCAFRNGGDLGHINSASGIGEWRQGFDDLRWLLSQRASRGTALTG; encoded by the coding sequence ATGCCCGCCCGCGAAAACGCCCCCTTCCATGGACTGTTGGTGCCCGGACTGCATGGCAGCGATCCGGACCATTGGCAGCAACGCTGGCAATCCCACTTACCCTGGCTGCACAGTCTGACGCTGCCGGACTGGCAGAGCACTGAGCTGGCCTTCTGGCTGGATGGGCTCGATCTGGCCGCCAACGCTTTATCGTCCCCTTTCGTGCTTATTGCCCACGGCTTTGGCTGCGTCGCCGCCGCCCACTGGGCCACGACCCGGCCACGGCGAGTGGCCGGATTGCTGTTGGTGGCTCCGGCGCTGCCGGAGACTTCACCACGACGCCTGCCCGCCCCCCTGACCGTCCCGGCCCGCCTGGTGGCCAGCACCAGCGATCCCTGGATGAGCCTGGACGAGGCCCGCCGCCTGGCCCGGGATTGGGGCTGCGCGTTTCGCAATGGCGGCGATCTGGGTCATATCAACAGCGCCTCCGGCATCGGCGAGTGGCGGCAAGGCTTCGATGATCTGCGCTGGCTGCTCAGCCAGCGCGCTTCGCGCGGTACCGCCCTGACCGGATAG
- the ahpF gene encoding alkyl hydroperoxide reductase subunit F, with protein sequence MLDANLKTQLQSYMERITQPFEMVASLDDGDKSRELSELLRDIEAMSDKITLREDGDDERRPSFSLNRVDGDISLRFAGIPMGHEFTSLVLALLQVGGHPPKVSDEVIEQVQALQGDFRFETYFSLSCQNCPDVVQALNLMAVLNPNIKHVAIDGALFQDEVDQRQVMAVPSVFLNGEEFGQGRMGLEEILAKLDTGAAERDAEKLNAKEAFDVLVVGGGPAGAASAIYAARKGIRTGVAAERFGGQVLDTMAIENFISVKETEGPKLATALEQHVRDYDVDIMNLQRAQQLIPAASEGGLHEVRFASGASLKTKTLILATGARWREVNVPGEKEYRGRGVAYCPHCDGPLFKGKSVAVIGGGNSGVEAAIDLAGIVEHVTLLEFDTKLRADAVLQKKLHSLANVTVHVNAQTTEITGDGTKVNGLLYKDRDSGEEHRVELAGVFVQIGLVPNTDWLKGTVELSRHGEIITDARGETSIPGIYAAGDVTTVPYKQIVIAMGEGAKAALSAFDHLIRTSVSDAA encoded by the coding sequence ATGCTGGACGCCAACTTGAAAACCCAATTGCAATCCTACATGGAGCGCATCACGCAACCGTTCGAGATGGTCGCGTCCCTGGATGATGGCGACAAATCCCGGGAGCTGTCGGAGCTGCTGCGCGACATCGAGGCGATGTCCGACAAGATCACGTTGCGTGAGGATGGCGATGACGAGCGCCGGCCCTCATTCAGCCTGAACCGTGTGGACGGTGACATCAGCCTGCGCTTCGCCGGTATTCCCATGGGCCATGAATTCACCTCTTTGGTGCTGGCACTGTTGCAAGTGGGTGGCCATCCGCCCAAGGTCAGCGACGAGGTGATCGAGCAAGTGCAAGCGCTGCAAGGCGACTTCCGCTTCGAAACCTATTTCTCTCTGTCCTGCCAGAACTGCCCGGACGTGGTCCAGGCGTTGAATCTGATGGCAGTACTGAATCCGAACATCAAACACGTGGCCATCGACGGCGCCCTGTTCCAGGACGAAGTCGATCAGCGCCAGGTGATGGCGGTGCCCAGCGTGTTCCTGAACGGCGAGGAATTCGGCCAGGGCCGCATGGGGTTGGAGGAAATCCTCGCCAAACTGGACACCGGCGCCGCCGAGCGTGACGCCGAGAAACTGAACGCCAAGGAGGCCTTCGATGTGCTGGTGGTGGGCGGTGGGCCCGCCGGTGCCGCCAGTGCCATCTACGCCGCCCGTAAAGGCATCCGCACCGGTGTCGCCGCCGAGCGTTTCGGTGGTCAGGTGCTGGATACCATGGCGATCGAGAACTTCATCTCGGTGAAGGAAACCGAGGGCCCGAAACTGGCCACCGCGCTGGAGCAGCACGTCCGTGATTACGATGTGGACATCATGAATCTGCAGCGCGCGCAGCAACTGATTCCGGCGGCCAGCGAAGGCGGCTTGCATGAAGTCCGGTTCGCCTCCGGTGCCAGCCTCAAAACGAAAACGCTGATTCTGGCCACCGGCGCCCGCTGGCGTGAAGTGAACGTGCCCGGTGAGAAAGAGTACCGGGGACGCGGCGTGGCGTACTGCCCGCACTGCGACGGTCCGCTGTTCAAAGGCAAGAGCGTGGCGGTGATCGGCGGCGGTAACTCCGGCGTGGAAGCGGCCATCGATCTGGCCGGCATCGTCGAGCACGTCACTCTGCTGGAGTTCGACACCAAGCTGCGCGCCGATGCCGTGCTGCAGAAGAAACTGCACAGCCTGGCCAACGTCACCGTGCACGTGAACGCCCAGACCACCGAGATCACCGGTGATGGCACCAAAGTGAACGGGCTGCTGTACAAGGATCGTGACAGTGGCGAAGAGCACCGCGTGGAACTGGCCGGGGTGTTCGTGCAGATCGGCCTGGTGCCCAACACCGACTGGCTGAAGGGCACGGTGGAGCTGTCCCGCCACGGTGAGATCATCACCGACGCCCGCGGCGAGACGTCTATCCCGGGCATCTACGCCGCCGGCGACGTCACCACGGTGCCGTACAAGCAGATCGTCATTGCCATGGGCGAAGGGGCCAAGGCCGCGCTGAGCGCCTTCGACCACCTGATCCGCACCTCGGTGAGTGACGCCGCCTGA
- a CDS encoding DUF3325 domain-containing protein — protein MPENVLLLAALLLSVIGLGWFALALDVHWKQACGKQARGVASARGLRLFGGVALALSLILCLQVDHPTMAALVWIMSLAGAALIVAFTLSWRPHWLALLAARPPRRQAG, from the coding sequence ATGCCTGAGAACGTCCTGTTACTGGCGGCCTTGCTGCTCAGCGTGATCGGCCTGGGCTGGTTTGCCCTGGCGTTGGACGTGCATTGGAAACAGGCCTGCGGCAAGCAGGCCCGTGGAGTGGCTTCCGCCCGCGGGTTGAGGCTGTTTGGCGGTGTCGCGCTGGCGCTGTCGCTGATCCTGTGCCTGCAAGTGGATCATCCGACCATGGCGGCCCTGGTGTGGATCATGTCCCTGGCCGGCGCGGCCCTGATCGTGGCGTTCACACTGTCCTGGCGCCCCCACTGGCTGGCGCTGCTGGCGGCACGGCCGCCACGGCGGCAGGCCGGTTGA
- a CDS encoding methyl-accepting chemotaxis protein has product MKQWTMTRQLWGMLGLLWLAMLLLAGWTAWDNRQTILTERKTGLSQYVDSALNAVDGQARLAASGVISETEARQRAEELIRDMTYDEGRGYLYAFDENHRMLTHPSLAKGTNMWDYQNEEGRYLFREFMEAVQNGDGFVDYLWVHPGQEGLAKKSSLHVHYPLWDWYLGSGVYINDINDAFYASLTQSLLFLLALGIPLTLLMGVIIRGVLRRLGGEPGYAAEAVRYISEGDLSQPTRLKDGDTGSLLFDIERMRQSLGATVGDIHRSADVVNTAVEDIKAGNDELATRTEQQAASLTETAASMEQLTTTVQQNADHAEQARHLANSTAGDARRGSDAMDTVIHTMGSIHDSAEQMSAIVDAIDEIAFQTNILALNASVEAARAGEQGRGFAVVAEEVRNLASRSAEAAGEIKTLIESAGTLVATGSQQVRGTGEIITGMVADIGRLSTLVSEIATASNEQSQGIGQANEAITQMDMMTQQNARLVQESFSAAQRLVDQSQQLRLYVARFQVKPPPRTGTADDHDLLQSEKAVPAPA; this is encoded by the coding sequence ATGAAGCAGTGGACCATGACCCGACAACTGTGGGGCATGCTCGGGTTACTGTGGCTGGCGATGCTGCTCCTGGCGGGCTGGACCGCCTGGGACAACCGTCAGACCATTCTGACCGAGCGCAAGACCGGACTGTCCCAGTACGTGGATTCCGCCCTCAACGCCGTCGATGGACAGGCCCGGCTGGCCGCTTCCGGCGTCATCAGCGAAACCGAGGCCCGGCAGCGCGCCGAGGAACTGATTCGCGATATGACCTACGACGAAGGGCGTGGTTACCTGTATGCCTTCGATGAGAACCACCGCATGTTGACCCACCCCAGCCTCGCCAAGGGCACCAACATGTGGGACTACCAAAACGAGGAAGGGCGCTATCTGTTCCGTGAGTTCATGGAGGCGGTACAAAACGGAGACGGGTTCGTCGATTACCTCTGGGTGCATCCCGGCCAGGAAGGCCTGGCGAAAAAGTCGTCCCTGCATGTGCATTACCCGCTCTGGGACTGGTACCTGGGCTCCGGCGTCTACATCAATGACATCAACGACGCCTTCTACGCCAGCCTCACTCAGTCACTGCTGTTCCTGCTGGCCCTGGGCATTCCACTGACACTGCTGATGGGCGTGATCATTCGCGGCGTGCTACGCCGACTTGGTGGCGAACCGGGTTACGCCGCCGAAGCGGTGCGCTATATCAGCGAAGGGGACCTGAGCCAACCCACGCGGTTGAAAGACGGCGACACCGGCAGCCTGCTGTTCGACATCGAACGGATGCGTCAGTCCCTCGGCGCCACCGTGGGCGACATTCACCGCAGTGCCGATGTCGTCAACACCGCGGTGGAAGACATCAAGGCCGGCAACGACGAGTTAGCCACCCGCACCGAGCAGCAGGCCGCCTCGCTCACCGAAACCGCCGCCAGCATGGAACAGCTCACCACCACCGTGCAGCAGAACGCGGACCACGCCGAGCAGGCGCGGCACCTGGCCAACAGTACCGCCGGCGATGCCCGCCGCGGCAGCGACGCCATGGATACCGTGATCCACACCATGGGCAGCATCCATGACAGCGCCGAGCAGATGAGCGCCATCGTCGACGCCATCGACGAGATCGCGTTCCAGACCAATATTCTGGCTCTCAACGCTTCCGTGGAAGCGGCCCGCGCCGGCGAGCAAGGCCGCGGGTTCGCGGTAGTGGCGGAAGAAGTGCGCAATCTGGCCAGCCGCAGCGCCGAGGCCGCCGGCGAGATCAAGACCCTGATCGAAAGCGCCGGCACCCTGGTGGCCACCGGCAGCCAGCAGGTACGCGGCACCGGCGAAATCATCACCGGCATGGTGGCGGACATCGGCCGGCTCAGCACCCTGGTCAGCGAAATCGCCACCGCGTCCAATGAGCAGAGCCAGGGCATCGGCCAGGCCAATGAGGCGATCACGCAAATGGACATGATGACCCAGCAAAACGCCCGGCTGGTGCAGGAAAGCTTCTCCGCCGCCCAACGCCTGGTGGACCAGAGCCAGCAATTGCGCCTGTATGTGGCCCGCTTTCAGGTCAAGCCCCCGCCACGGACCGGGACAGCGGACGATCACGACCTGCTCCAGAGCGAAAAAGCGGTTCCTGCGCCGGCTTGA
- a CDS encoding SDR family NAD(P)-dependent oxidoreductase, with protein sequence MQIKNAVALITGSSSGIGAATARLFAEYGCNVVINYSRNEAGAQKVADDCRALGVEALVVQADVSRDEDCRALVQATLDQFGRLNILVNNAGTTLFCAHENLDGLSADDFLNIYRVNTVGPYQMVRAAEKALRDSGVAHVVNMASIAGLAGVGSSIAYAASKGALLTMTKSLARVMGPQVRVNAICPGFVQGEWLAQGLGQERYDALLEQTKRGAALNDAASPETVAQAVLGLVIGGDLSTGEALLVDGGSHLNASGVKR encoded by the coding sequence ATGCAAATAAAAAACGCCGTCGCTCTGATCACCGGTTCATCCTCCGGCATCGGCGCCGCCACCGCCCGCTTGTTCGCCGAATACGGCTGCAACGTGGTCATCAACTACAGCCGTAACGAAGCGGGGGCACAGAAAGTGGCCGACGATTGCCGCGCCCTCGGCGTGGAAGCCCTGGTGGTGCAGGCGGACGTCAGCCGCGACGAGGATTGCCGGGCACTGGTGCAGGCCACGCTGGATCAGTTCGGCCGTCTCAACATTCTCGTCAACAACGCCGGCACCACCCTGTTCTGCGCTCATGAAAACCTGGACGGTCTCAGCGCCGACGACTTCCTCAACATTTACCGGGTCAACACCGTCGGCCCCTACCAGATGGTGCGGGCGGCGGAAAAAGCCCTGCGCGACAGTGGCGTTGCCCACGTCGTCAACATGGCCTCGATCGCCGGGCTGGCCGGGGTCGGCAGCTCCATCGCCTACGCCGCCTCCAAGGGCGCGCTGCTGACCATGACCAAATCCCTGGCGCGGGTGATGGGCCCGCAGGTGCGCGTCAATGCCATCTGTCCGGGCTTCGTGCAAGGGGAATGGCTGGCCCAGGGCCTGGGCCAGGAGCGCTATGACGCGCTGTTGGAGCAAACCAAAAGAGGCGCCGCGCTGAATGACGCCGCGTCACCGGAAACCGTGGCTCAGGCGGTACTGGGCCTGGTGATCGGCGGCGACCTGAGCACCGGCGAAGCATTGCTGGTGGACGGCGGCAGCCATCTCAACGCCAGCGGCGTAAAACGCTAG
- the ahpC gene encoding alkyl hydroperoxide reductase subunit C has protein sequence MSVINTEIKPFKAQAFKDGKFVEVTEADLKGKWGVFFFYPADFTFVCPTELGDVADHYEEFQKMGVEIYSVSTDTHFTHKAWHDSSETIAKIKYTMIGDPTMQISRNFEVLREDEGLANRGTFIVDPDGIIQAMEITAEGIGRDAEDLLRKVKAAQYVRAHPGEVCPAKWKEGEATLAPSLDLVGKI, from the coding sequence ATGTCTGTAATCAATACCGAAATCAAGCCGTTCAAAGCCCAGGCGTTCAAGGACGGTAAATTCGTCGAAGTGACCGAAGCCGACCTGAAAGGCAAGTGGGGAGTGTTCTTCTTCTACCCGGCCGATTTTACCTTCGTTTGTCCCACTGAGCTGGGCGACGTGGCCGATCATTACGAAGAGTTCCAGAAGATGGGCGTGGAAATCTACTCTGTCTCCACCGACACCCACTTCACCCATAAAGCATGGCACGACAGCTCCGAAACCATCGCCAAGATCAAGTACACCATGATCGGCGATCCGACCATGCAAATCAGCCGTAACTTCGAGGTACTGCGTGAAGACGAAGGCCTGGCCAACCGCGGCACCTTCATCGTTGATCCGGACGGCATCATCCAAGCCATGGAGATCACCGCCGAAGGCATCGGCCGTGACGCCGAAGACCTGCTGCGCAAGGTGAAAGCCGCTCAATATGTGCGTGCCCATCCTGGCGAAGTATGCCCGGCCAAATGGAAAGAAGGCGAAGCCACCCTGGCTCCGTCCCTGGATCTGGTCGGCAAAATCTGA